TATACAAAATGCATTAGATTCTGCTGAAAACGCGAAGTTAGAAATGCAAAATCTTCAAGCAGATAACCAAAAGTTATTAACTGAGGCACGTGCGGAACGTGAAGCTATGCTTAAAGAAGCAAGAGATTTAAAAAACAAAATGATTGACGACGCTAAAGCGGAAGCTCAAGCTCAGGCAAACAATATGATTGTTCAGGCCCAAGCAGCTATCGAAAGCGAGAAGAAGTCAGCTATGGCAGAATTGAAAAATCACGTAGCAGGATTATCTTTAGAGATTGCAGAAAAAGTAGTACGTCAAGAATTATCTAACAAAGACAAGCAATTAGAATTAGTTGAGTCGATGTTAAATGATGCTAAATTAAACTAGTCAGATCATGGCAGGAGAAAGAGCAGCAATACGTTACGCAAAAGCAGTTTTAAGTTTAGCTACAGACAATAATACAGCTGAGGCTGTTAATACTGATATGGAGCTTATAAATAACACAGTGGCGCAAAGTAAAGACTTAAAGGATATGCTTTATAGTCCTGTAATTAGTGCAACTATTAAAAAATCTGCTTTATTAGAGATTTTTAAAGGTGTTAATCCAGCAACGGTTAATCTTGTAAATACTTTAATTACTAATAAACGTTTAGACTTACTACCTCAAGTGGCAGGAAAGTTTATAACTTTATACGAGCAACAAAAAGGGAGTCAAGTGGCAACCGTTACTACAGCAGTTCCTTTAACAGAAGCTTTAGAAGCTAAAGTTTTAGCTAAAGTAAAAGAGCTTACAGGTAAAGAAGCTGCAATTAAAAATATAGTAGATGAGAGCATTTTAGGTGGTTTCATTTTAAGAGTTGGAGATACGCAATATAATGCAAGTATCGCCAATCAATTAAGCAAGTTAAAAAGAGAATTTACAATAAACTAAGACTTACCCTGAGTTTGTCGAAGGGTCTAAATATCAATAAAGATGGCAGAAGTAAAACCAGCTGAAGTATCAGCAATCTTAAAACAACAACTTTCAGGTTTTGAAGCTAGCGCTTCATTAGACGAAGTTGGAACAGTATTAACAGTAGGTGATGGTATTGTACGAGCTTACGGATTAGCTAACGCACAATATGGTGAGCTAGTAGAATTCGACGGTGGATTAGAAGGTATCGTACTTAACCTTGAAGAAGATAATGTAGGTATTGTACTTTTAGGAACTTCGGTAGGAGTTAGAGAAGGATCTACAGTAAAACGTACTAATCGTATCGCATCTGTTAAAGTAGGTGAAGGTATTGTTGGGCGTGTTGTAGATACATTAGGTAACCCAATTGATGGTAAAGGACCGATCACTGGAACAACTTATGAGATGCCTCTAGAGCGTAAAGCTCCTGGAGTTATTTACAGAGAACCAGTAACAGAACCATTACAAACAGGAATTAAAGCAATTGATGCTATGATCCCAGTAGGTAGAGGACAACGTGAGTTAGTTATTGGTGATAGACAAACAGGTAAGACTGCAGTTTGTATTGATGCTATCTTAAATCAAAAAGAATTTTACGATGCAGGAGAACCTGTATATTGTATATATGTTGCCATTGGTCAAAAGGCCGCAACGGTAGCACTTATCGCTAAAACATTAGAAGAAAAAGGCGCTTTAGCGTATACTACGATAGTAGCAGCTAACGCATCTGATCCTGCAGCGATGCAAGTATATGCACCATTCACAGGAGCATCTATTGGAGAGTATTTTAGAGATACTGGTAGACCAGCTTTAATTGTATTTGATGATTTATCAAAACAAGCAGTTGCTTACCGTGAGGTATCTTTGTTATTACGTCGTCCACCGGGACGTGAGGCGTATCCTGGAGATGTATTTTATTTACACTCAAGATTATTAGAGCGTTCTGCAAAAATCATTAATAATGATGCTATTGCAAAAGAGATGAATGATTTACCTGATTCGCTTAAGCCAATCGTAAAAGGTGGTGGTTCTCTTACAGCTTTACCAATTATTGAAACACAAGCAGGTGATGTTTCGGCATATATCCCAACTAACGTAATTTCTATTACTGATGGTCAAATTTTCTTAGATGGAGATTTATTTAACTCTGGTGTTCGTCCAGCAATTAACGTAGGTATTTCAGTATCTCGTGTTGGAGGTAACGCACAGATTAAATCAATGAAAAAAGTATCAGGTACTTTAAAGTTAGATCAAGCACAATATCGTGAGCTTGAAGCTTTTGCTAAGTTTGGTTCAGATTTAGATGCAGTTACTTTAAATGTAATTAATAAAGGAAAGCGTAATGTTGAGATTTTAAAACAAGCGCAAAATGATCCCTTTAAAGTTGAAGATCAAGTGGCGATTATTTATGCTGGTTCTAAAAACTTATTAAGAGACGTACCTGTTGAAAAAGTTAAAGAATTTCAGCGTGATTATTTAGAGTTTTTAAATGCAAAGCATAGAGGTGTTTTAGATAGTTTAAAAGCAGGTAAATTAACAGATGAAGTTACAGATGTATTAACAGTTGTAGCTAAGGAATTATCTGCTAAGTATAGAGCATAGTACTCTTCCTATCTCTTTTTAAAGAGAAGCTAGAGTTTGTAAAGTATAACATTTTAAAAAGTCCTTTT
This portion of the Olleya sp. Bg11-27 genome encodes:
- the atpH gene encoding ATP synthase F1 subunit delta; amino-acid sequence: MAGERAAIRYAKAVLSLATDNNTAEAVNTDMELINNTVAQSKDLKDMLYSPVISATIKKSALLEIFKGVNPATVNLVNTLITNKRLDLLPQVAGKFITLYEQQKGSQVATVTTAVPLTEALEAKVLAKVKELTGKEAAIKNIVDESILGGFILRVGDTQYNASIANQLSKLKREFTIN
- the atpA gene encoding F0F1 ATP synthase subunit alpha produces the protein MAEVKPAEVSAILKQQLSGFEASASLDEVGTVLTVGDGIVRAYGLANAQYGELVEFDGGLEGIVLNLEEDNVGIVLLGTSVGVREGSTVKRTNRIASVKVGEGIVGRVVDTLGNPIDGKGPITGTTYEMPLERKAPGVIYREPVTEPLQTGIKAIDAMIPVGRGQRELVIGDRQTGKTAVCIDAILNQKEFYDAGEPVYCIYVAIGQKAATVALIAKTLEEKGALAYTTIVAANASDPAAMQVYAPFTGASIGEYFRDTGRPALIVFDDLSKQAVAYREVSLLLRRPPGREAYPGDVFYLHSRLLERSAKIINNDAIAKEMNDLPDSLKPIVKGGGSLTALPIIETQAGDVSAYIPTNVISITDGQIFLDGDLFNSGVRPAINVGISVSRVGGNAQIKSMKKVSGTLKLDQAQYRELEAFAKFGSDLDAVTLNVINKGKRNVEILKQAQNDPFKVEDQVAIIYAGSKNLLRDVPVEKVKEFQRDYLEFLNAKHRGVLDSLKAGKLTDEVTDVLTVVAKELSAKYRA
- a CDS encoding F0F1 ATP synthase subunit B; translation: METLLNDFSVGLFVMQAVILIILIVLMRKFAWKPILDALQTREDGIQNALDSAENAKLEMQNLQADNQKLLTEARAEREAMLKEARDLKNKMIDDAKAEAQAQANNMIVQAQAAIESEKKSAMAELKNHVAGLSLEIAEKVVRQELSNKDKQLELVESMLNDAKLN